In Drosophila ananassae strain 14024-0371.13 chromosome 3R, ASM1763931v2, whole genome shotgun sequence, the DNA window tcacgaatcttttaaggtattccgctcaggaatcggatggaaattggctaagatatagccatcgcagggggccaaaTTGTCCTTTTATGCGTTTTCCTACTTtagaaggggatcccctggaaatttcaacaaaaatcttaaaaatattttgttctcagattgtgatgcagattggtggagaatctattcatggatcttttaaggtattccgctcaggaatcggatggaaattggctaagatatagccatcgctgggggccatattgtccttttaTGCGTTTTCctacttttgaaggggatcccctggaaatttcaacaaaaatctaaaaaatattttgttctcaggttttgatgcagattggtggagaatctattcacgaatcttttaaggtattccgctcaggaatcggatggaaattggctaagatatagccatcgcagggggccaaaTTGTCCTTTTATGCGTTTTCCTACTTtagaaggggatcccctggaaatttcaacaaaaatctaaaaaatatttggttctcagactttgatgcagattggtggagaatctgttcacgaatcttttaaggtattccgctcagcaatcggatggaaattggccaggATATAGCCGTCGCAGGGGACCATATTGTCCTGCTATGCGTTTTCctacttttgaaggggatcccctggaaatttcaacaaaaatctaaaaaatattttgttctcagattgtgatgcagattggtggagaatctattcacgaatcttttaaggtattccgctcaggaatcggatggaaattggctaagatatagccatcgcagggggccaaaTTGTCCTTTTATGCGTTTTCctacttttgaaggggatcccctggaaatttcaacaaaaatctaaaaaatattttgttctcagattttgatgcagattggtggagaatcttttcacaaatcttttaaggtattccgctcaggaatcggatgaaaattggctaagatatagccatcgcagggggccaaaTTGTCCTTTTATGCGTTTTCCTACTTTAGAtggggatcccctggaaatttcaacaaaaatctaaaaaatattttgttctcagattgtGATGCAGATTGGGGGAGAATCTATtcacgaatcttttaaggtattccgctcaggaatcggatggaaattggctaagatatagccatcgcagggggccaaaTTGTCCTTTTATGCGTTTTCctacttttgaaggggatcccctggaaatttcaacaaaaatctaaaaaatattttgttctcagattttgatgcagattggtggagaatctattcacgaatcttttaaggtattccgctcaggaatcggatggaaattggctaagatatagccatcgcagggggccaaaTTGTCCTTTTATGCGTTTTCCTACTTtagaaggggatcccctggaaatttcaacaaaaatcttaaaaatattttgttctcagattgtgatgcagattggtggagaatctattcacggatcttttaaggtattccgctcaggaatcggatggaaattggctaagatatagccatcgcagggggccatattgtcatTCTATGCGTTTTActacttttgaaggggatcccctggaaatttcaccaaaattctaaaaaatatgttgttctcagattttgatgcagattggtggagaatctattcacggatcttttaaggtattccgctcaggaatcggatggaaattggctaagatatagccatcgcagggggccaaaTTGTCCTTTTATGCGTTTTCctacttttgaaggggatcccctggaaatttcaacaaaaatctttaaaatattttgttctcagattttgatgcagattggtggagaatcttttcacaaatcttttaaggtattccgctcaggaatcggatgaaaattggctaagatatagccatcgcagggggccaaaTTGTCCTTTTATGCGTTTTCCTACTTTAGAtggggatcccctggaaatttcaacaaaaatctaaaaaatattttgttctcagattttgatgcagattggtggagaatctattcacggatcttttaaggtattccgctcagcaatcggatggaaattggccaggatatagccatcgcaggggacCATATTGTCCTGCTATGCGTTTTCctacttttgaaggggatcccctggaaatttcaacaaaaatctaaaaaatattttgttctcagattttgatgcagattggtggagaatctattcacgaatcttttaaggtattccgctcaggaatcggatggaaattggctaagatatagccatcgcagggggccaaaTTGTCCTTTTATGCGTTTTCCTACTTTAGAtggggatcccctggaaatttcaacaaaaatctaaaaaatattttgttctcagattgtgatgcagattggtggagaatctattcacggatcttttaaggtattccgctcaggaatcggatggaaattggctaagatatagccatcgcagggggccatattgtccttctaTGCGTTTTCctacttttgaaggggatcccctggaaatttcaacaaaattcaaaaaatatgttgttctcagattttgatgcagattggtggagaatctattcAAGAATTCTTTGAGGTGTTtcactcaagaatcggatggaaattggccaagatatagacatTGCAAGGTGCAGTAGTGCCACATTTTGAACCCCCACGAACCtgccacattttgaaggggttcccctaaatgcacttttcacatttttaagaaaatgtgacaaaaaaatataaatgaaacGTTTTGCaaagacatttttattttaattaaattttgtacgTTCCATgtttaaaatagtttattttacGTTTCTTTTCCTCATTTCGGCCTTGCCAGACACCGGCAATAAAAATACcgaaaaataccagaaaagaTCAGGGACGTCAACCTGGAAATACTTTTCGGTCACATTAACGCCGCAGTGCGTGTTAggtaaaataaaaccaaagtttatttcatttcattattcAAGTAAAACGATTTTGGCAAAACTATGGACAATTTCGGACTCGGGGGAGTGGAGTTTAGCAGAGGACAAATGTTTCAGGTCCTGATTCGTCTCTCCGTGGCTTCGTTGGTAACGTATTACTCGGTGAAATGGATGATGAACCAATTGGACCCGACCAGTAAACAGAAGAAAAAAGCCAAAATCCTCGCGGAAGAACAATTGAAAAGGTTTATACTTGTATACTCGTTgaacaaattgaaaatatttctaaattttATTTCTGCATTTTTTAGACTGGCAGAGAAAGATGGATTTAAACTGAACCCCCAGGAGTTTAACGACTACGAGTTAATGATTGCGTCACACCTTGTTGTTCCGGCAGACATCACAGTTAGTTGGAGCGATATTGCCGGTCTGGATACGGTCATCCAGGAGCTGCGTGAATCCGTTGTGCTTCCAGTTCAGCACAAGGACCTATTCAAGAGGTCAAAGCTCTGGCAGGCGCCCAAAGGCGTTTTACTTCACGGTCCGCCGGGTTGCGGAAAGACGTTAATCGCCAAGGCCACTGCTAAAGAGGCGGGAATGCGCTTTATTAACTTAGATGTAGCTATACTCACTGACAAATGGTATGGGGAATCGCAGAAATTGACATCGGCTGTGTTTTCGCTAGCTGCCAAAATAGAGCCCTGCATTATTTTCATTGACGAAATCGATTCCTTCCTGCGATCCCGCAACTTGAACGACCACGAGGCCACTGCCATGATGAAGACCCAGTTTATGATGTTGTGGGACGGCCTCAGCACAAACAACAACTCGACGGTTATTGTTATGGGTGCCACCAACAGACCGCAGGACTTAGATAAGGCCATTGTCCGCCGCATGCCAGCTCAATTCCATATTGGCCTACCCTCCGAAAAGCAGCGTGGTGACATTCTTAAATTGATATTGCAATCGGAAGAAATAAGTCAGGATGTTGATTTGAACCGTTTATCCAAGCTAACAAACGGATTCTCGGGCTCAGACCTTCGAGAAATGTGCCGAAATGCATCGGTGTTCAGGATGAGGCAGCTCATCGAGACAAGTCGAGACCAATCTGGTTCAGGTCTAGGTGTCCCAGTTCTTAATAGGACAAACGTCAATATCACAATGGATGATTTGCTGAGTTCACACCTTAAAATTAAGGAATCAAAGATGCACACTGGAAGCTTGTTTTTAGAGAATAGAATTGAATTAGACTAAGTTCGCCATTGTTGATTTCATATAGTCAATAAATCCACATCTTAAATAGGTTTAATCgtgttttttgattttattatggaTGATTTATTGActaaaaacaaaccaaaaacgTATTAATAAAGCCCTCAGTTCTTTCAGCGtacttttgattaaaaaattgataGTCTTATCTGTTACCTAAACCTGTTCTGCTTTTAAAAAAGGGGAGTCCGGAAAAATGAAATACTATTGAACAAAGAGCGGATACTATAGGAAATTACATAAGACCTACTACATTTCCGTAAATTGGAGCTCAATGCACTTTAATAGCTACATAAATGAGCTTCTTTGAAATATTCAcctaaagaaatttaaaacatttatacAAAAGTTGCTCTTGCACACCCGTGCAAGCACATCTCCAAGTCGTCACGCGATCGAAGGCCTTCAAtcgtaaaaaaatattactctGCCTGTACCATTTCATTCCCTTTTCAAATCGGGTATAAACCTAACTCAAGATACTACATTTGAGTTGTTATGATTTAAATAATGAATGAATTTAtgattaaaatattatcataGCCATTAATAACAATGTCTCTTTTTTCTAACcattatttaagtttagaaATCGTATAGAGTAATTTTTTAAGGTAGTGTATGCACTAAGCAGAATAAAAAAACGTCGAACTTTCAATTTCATTCATTTTTCATCCTCATATAAATGCCTTTTTCAAATGGCAAATAATCATTTCTGTGAAAGATAGTGAACGAACCACATCAAACGAAATCAGGATACCCAAATACATACCTTTAGAATGAATCCATTAGTAAGTTATACTGAGTCCTTACTCCTTcgttaaaataataaatacggtttttattttcgtttcagATTACTTTATTTCCTGGATGTATAATTATACCATTAATATTCTTCAGATCGACAGCGGAATGTAATTCATATGCTGTGAATAAAACGAGTCCTGCCGAAAGTAATGGCTGGGCTTATCCTGAATTTGGAAAAATATCCTTGCACAATACCGGAAGAAGATCAGAAAAATTCCCCATCCAACACTTTAATCGTGAGCCTGATCGAAACGTGACTTCAAAAAGCGGAATGAAAAACTACCATAAACCATCTGAAAAAATAACAAggcataaaaacaaatttaaaagtgCTCGTCGAAAAAACATAAGTCCTCGTTACACGGACGGTGATACTTCTGAAACGAAACATTATCATACCTTTGAAGAAATACACGAACATATAGAGGACGATGGCCAGTACCAGGCATCTGAGCAAATCGGAACACAATCAATTCTTCATGAAAACGAAAAGGATCATTCCAATAAGAAGGAGGAAAAGCGAATGAAAGTTAAAATAAAGCACcatcaccatcatcatcaccaCAACCACATAAAAGAGATCATCAAAACAGTACCCCAGCCGTATCCTGTCGAAAAAGTTGTTCATGTACCCATAGAGAAAATTGTGGAAAAAATTGTGCATGTTCCGAAGCTCGTTAATGTTACGGTTGAGAAAATAGTTCATGTACCAATTGAAAAAATAGTTGAAAAGGTGGTACACATTCCGAAGCCAGTCCAGGTTCCCAAACCATACGTCGTTGAGAAGGTTGTGGAAAAAATCGTTCATGTTCCAAAACCGTATCCCGTACTTCGAACGGTTCCATATCCTGTGGAAATAAAAGTCCCAGTGCCACTTGAAAAGAAAGTACCGGTCCCATACAAGGTTGAAGTGGAGCGTAAGGTTCCCATTTATATTCGAGCAAGTGAGCCATATAAATTTGAGCCATCACCTTTCGAAAAATATAATCACGGCGAAGAGTTCAAGTTTAATATGGAGCTTGATCATCCACCACCCCGAGAACACGATGCTTCCACCTTGCCTTCGAACTACTACAATAGGTTTTACAAGCCCAAGGAACTTGAATTGCCAAGGCCAAGGCCTGAGGAATTTAGAGCTCCAGTATCTCCGCATTTTAACCACGAGCCCGTAACGAAGAGTTCTATTGAGCAGGATACGACGGGTCGGGAAGCTATGGCTCTGAAGCTGGTGGGTCCCACTCCACATAATATCACTGTCAAGGATCTGGATACCGCCAATTCGGCGCCGCCATTCGTCAATAGCTCAAGTTTCGACCTAAGTCCTCAAGAATCAGCCAATGCATTTAGGGGGATACCCTTTGCATTGCCACTTCATTTTGTCCAGCTCCAACCCATGTCTTTCCAAAGCCCCATTCACGTCGAACCAGTACCCTCTGCTCCCGCAGAGGACACTCCGAAATAAAAAGACTATTGTTATAGATTTTAAGATATAGaataaattagataaaaatatTAACTAGCGACAAGAAGTAACTATGTTTAATGAAGTTACAGGATAAGTTCATTTAAAAATCGTCACATATATattattggaaaataaaaataatgctgattcactttaaataaaaatatctggGGTAActcatattaatatttttagcaAATAAATTATGGTTTTAACAAAAATCCATTAGCTTggtttgaatttgaaaaaaaatccgTTATAAACTTCAATAAGAGTTGCCCACACCATTTCGTGTCGACCGTAAAATCGATAACAATAGAAAGGTTCTGTCCATTGTTGCCTATACAGCTTTTTGAAagtattattaattaattttgtgattattttttataaaaatagcCTTTTTGTCGATTTCGAACTCAACGTTACATGTtgatataataaaatttaaaaaattccaaTGTGAATCATAATCTAGGGTTACCGGCGCAGTATAAATTATCTATAAAAAGTTCCTaataaaaaatctataaatgtTCCTAATGAAAGCTTAAATTTCAAAGGAGGTGTATTATCC includes these proteins:
- the LOC6502405 gene encoding titin translates to MNPLITLFPGCIIIPLIFFRSTAECNSYAVNKTSPAESNGWAYPEFGKISLHNTGRRSEKFPIQHFNREPDRNVTSKSGMKNYHKPSEKITRHKNKFKSARRKNISPRYTDGDTSETKHYHTFEEIHEHIEDDGQYQASEQIGTQSILHENEKDHSNKKEEKRMKVKIKHHHHHHHHNHIKEIIKTVPQPYPVEKVVHVPIEKIVEKIVHVPKLVNVTVEKIVHVPIEKIVEKVVHIPKPVQVPKPYVVEKVVEKIVHVPKPYPVLRTVPYPVEIKVPVPLEKKVPVPYKVEVERKVPIYIRASEPYKFEPSPFEKYNHGEEFKFNMELDHPPPREHDASTLPSNYYNRFYKPKELELPRPRPEEFRAPVSPHFNHEPVTKSSIEQDTTGREAMALKLVGPTPHNITVKDLDTANSAPPFVNSSSFDLSPQESANAFRGIPFALPLHFVQLQPMSFQSPIHVEPVPSAPAEDTPK
- the LOC6496945 gene encoding outer mitochondrial transmembrane helix translocase, producing MDNFGLGGVEFSRGQMFQVLIRLSVASLVTYYSVKWMMNQLDPTSKQKKKAKILAEEQLKRLAEKDGFKLNPQEFNDYELMIASHLVVPADITVSWSDIAGLDTVIQELRESVVLPVQHKDLFKRSKLWQAPKGVLLHGPPGCGKTLIAKATAKEAGMRFINLDVAILTDKWYGESQKLTSAVFSLAAKIEPCIIFIDEIDSFLRSRNLNDHEATAMMKTQFMMLWDGLSTNNNSTVIVMGATNRPQDLDKAIVRRMPAQFHIGLPSEKQRGDILKLILQSEEISQDVDLNRLSKLTNGFSGSDLREMCRNASVFRMRQLIETSRDQSGSGLGVPVLNRTNVNITMDDLLSSHLKIKESKMHTGSLFLENRIELD